Proteins found in one Balaenoptera musculus isolate JJ_BM4_2016_0621 chromosome 4, mBalMus1.pri.v3, whole genome shotgun sequence genomic segment:
- the LOC118894631 gene encoding ADP-ribosylation factor-like protein 5A, giving the protein MGILFTRIWRLFNYQEHNVIVVGLDNAGKTTILYQCSMNEVVHTSPTIGSNVEETVINNTRFLMWAIGGQESLRSSWNTYYTNTEFVIVAVDSTERERISVTREELHKMLAHEDLRKAGLLIFANKQDVKECKTVAEISQFLKLISIKDHQWHVQARCALTGEGLCQGLEWMMSRLKIR; this is encoded by the coding sequence ATGGGAATTCTCTTCACCAGGATATGGAGACTGTTCAATTACCAGGAGCACAATGTTATCGTTGTTGGGCTGGATAATGCGGGAAAAACTACCATCCTTTACCAATGTTCTATGAATGAAGTTGTACATACGTCCCCAACAATAGGAAGTAATGTAGAAGAGACAGTGATTAATAATACACGTTTTCTAATGTGGGCTATTGGTGGCCAAGAATCTCTTCGTTCTTCGTGGAACACTTACTATACTAACACAGAGTTTGTAATAGTTGCTGTGGAcagtacagagagagaaaggatttcTGTAACTAGAGAAGAACTCCATAAAATGTTAGCCCATGAGGACCTAAGGAAAGCTGGATTGCTGATCTTTGCTAATAAACAAGATGTTAAAGAATGCAAGACTGTAGCAGAAATCTCCCAGTTTTTGAAACTAATTTCTATTAAAGATCACCAGTGGCATGTCCAGGCACGCTGCGCTCTTACTGGCGAGGGATTATGCCAAGGACTTGAATGGATGATGTCACGACTTAAGATTAGATGA